Proteins from a single region of Methanobacterium sp.:
- the hypD gene encoding hydrogenase formation protein HypD, which yields MKDLSEKIVKRIENIAQPVKIMHVCGSHEHTIMQHGIRSLLPKEVEVVAGPGCPVCCVPAREVEECLDLARQGVTIATFGDMLRVPGGTGSLADAKADGADVRIVYGVNNAVELANKIDNEVVFMAAGFETTAPTTAAEIISNPPQNFSVLSCHRLIPPALKFLIESGEVNLNALIEPGHVSTIIGTKPYEIFSEKYGIPQVVTGFNPMDVLIAVYLILKQIHEGKTIVQNEYKRAVRDEGNLKAQKLLKEVFYITTKEWRGFPPIPDSVMEIKDEFDHVNARKKFDIEIPEIPEVISGCICGAILRGVARPEDCKLFKKECNPTNPVGACMVSKEGTCNIAYRYGSFLD from the coding sequence ATGAAAGATCTTTCCGAAAAAATAGTAAAACGTATAGAAAACATTGCCCAACCTGTAAAAATAATGCATGTATGCGGATCTCACGAACACACAATTATGCAGCATGGAATAAGGTCATTATTACCAAAAGAAGTGGAAGTTGTGGCAGGTCCTGGATGTCCAGTTTGTTGCGTACCTGCACGTGAAGTTGAAGAATGTCTAGATCTGGCCAGGCAAGGAGTAACCATCGCTACTTTTGGGGACATGTTGAGAGTGCCAGGGGGAACTGGATCTTTAGCTGATGCTAAAGCAGATGGAGCTGATGTCAGGATAGTTTATGGTGTTAATAACGCGGTAGAACTGGCTAATAAGATTGATAATGAAGTAGTATTTATGGCTGCAGGATTCGAAACCACTGCACCAACTACCGCAGCTGAAATTATTTCTAACCCTCCACAAAACTTTTCAGTTTTATCCTGCCACAGACTAATACCTCCTGCATTAAAGTTCCTCATTGAATCCGGGGAAGTGAATCTCAACGCCCTAATTGAACCAGGGCATGTTTCCACAATTATTGGGACTAAACCCTATGAAATTTTTTCAGAAAAATATGGAATCCCTCAAGTTGTAACTGGATTTAATCCCATGGACGTTCTCATAGCTGTGTATTTAATTCTAAAACAAATACATGAAGGTAAAACTATAGTGCAAAATGAATATAAACGTGCAGTTCGGGATGAAGGGAATTTAAAAGCTCAAAAACTCCTTAAAGAAGTTTTTTATATTACAACAAAGGAATGGAGAGGATTTCCACCGATACCTGATTCTGTAATGGAAATTAAAGATGAATTTGACCATGTGAATGCCAGAAAAAAATTTGACATTGAAATACCAGAAATTCCAGAAGTAATTTCAGGATGTATATGTGGTGCTATTTTAAGGGGAGTGGCCAGGCCAGAAGACTGTAAATTGTTTAAAAAAGAATGTAACCCCACCAATCCAGTGGGGGCTTGTATGGTGAGTAAAGAAGGAACTTGCAACATTGCCTATCGATATGGGTCCTTCCTTGATTAA
- a CDS encoding phosphoglycolate phosphatase, producing MIKAIALDVDGTITDKKRRLCSNAVEAIQNVESMGIPVIIVTGNIFAFSKFLSMLLGTTGGLVVENGGVIQCNHDKIVLGDIKKCKKAYKHLKTIYPVKKVEYSMERLSEIALYRTVSTKLIKEALKDFDVEIYDSGFAVHLTDPEVNKGSSLIKLLRTKGIHSKEVLAVGDSENDLDFLKMVGVKVAVSNANPELKAIADYVTEKPFGNGVKEALERFVL from the coding sequence TTGATAAAAGCCATAGCACTTGATGTTGACGGAACAATAACAGATAAAAAGCGAAGATTATGCTCCAATGCAGTTGAAGCCATACAAAACGTAGAAAGTATGGGAATACCAGTAATTATTGTCACTGGAAACATCTTTGCCTTTAGCAAGTTTTTATCCATGTTACTAGGAACCACTGGCGGATTAGTGGTGGAAAATGGCGGAGTAATTCAATGTAATCACGATAAAATTGTGTTAGGCGATATTAAAAAGTGTAAAAAAGCTTATAAACACCTTAAAACTATTTATCCAGTTAAAAAAGTGGAATATTCGATGGAAAGGCTATCTGAAATAGCATTATATAGAACTGTTTCTACAAAGTTGATTAAAGAGGCTTTGAAGGACTTTGATGTTGAAATATATGATTCAGGGTTTGCAGTGCACCTTACAGATCCTGAAGTGAACAAAGGTTCCTCACTTATTAAGTTACTTAGAACAAAGGGAATCCATAGTAAAGAAGTCTTGGCAGTTGGGGACAGTGAAAATGATTTGGATTTTCTTAAAATGGTAGGGGTGAAGGTGGCAGTGTCCAATGCTAATCCTGAACTCAAGGCAATAGCTGATTATGTGACAGAAAAACCATTCGGAAATGGAGTTAAAGAGGCATTAGAGAGGTTTGTACTATGA